A window of Falco cherrug isolate bFalChe1 chromosome 14, bFalChe1.pri, whole genome shotgun sequence genomic DNA:
TGGCAGTGTTGCTGTACAATTTTGTCAGATTTAATTGCTTTAGAAATGCCTTCCAAAGAAATAATAGGGAACTCTGGAGAAATCTCATATGCTTTTAGGAATAAGGCTGGAACTGTTGTCTGcaaaggaaagtaattttggtTTAGTGCTTGTGATAGACACAGAGGTAACATTCAAAAAGTGACTGTAACATATGTAACACATGATTTGCTGTTTGAAGTGTCTTCTCTGAGAAGTATAAATGGTGGTTGTTAGTGATTCTTGAAGACAAAGGTGGCTCTTACGTTACTAATGAGGCAAATAAATTGCCAGGCCAAATTCTAAATCTGTAATTATATTTTGCCTCTCTGAAACCAGGAGGCAAGTTTATACTGTTTCCATCTAAAACCACACTTTTTTATAAAACCAGTtaatttggtttttaattttcatgtggcccaggacagaaaagaaaacagaatactTAATTTCTGTGACtctgtaatgaaaatgaaacaattaattcttccttttacttttgaaaacttCACCTAAGTTTTCAGAACTTCAGATTTAGGACAGCTTTGTCACTGGTCTTCAAGTCATGTTGCCACTAAAAACTGGCTTTCATGTACAGCCCTCCTATGTTTGTTTGCTTACAACTTAAATACTTATGTTACTTTTGCTAcattttgctaaatatttttgctaCAGCCAGTAATGGATTACTACTAAGTGGGggattgtttatttatttgagGGACAAACATGTGTTGTTTCGTCTTTGTGTTTTAGATCAATGGATTtctttcacactgaaaaaaacaggtaGATACCCATAGTAAAGTTTCTTTGGCAGGTGGCAAATAGTGAAAACCAATGATGTTTGCCTGTGCCCATTATTGTGCAGGAGTTTTGGAAGCTTGATTTTGATAGATCACAGacaaaaatgataaaatatttgtttagcTCTTGATCTCTCTGAAATTTGCCAAATAACTCTTGTCTTTTTTGAGATGGGAAGACTAAGACAGCCACATTTTCTAGAAAGACATATGATGGTAGCATGTTCTTGCTGCCATCAGGACCAAATTTGGATTGATCATCTAGAGATAAAGGtttctgtttcacttttaaTCTCAGTTGCTGTAGTGATATTGATACAGTGACATATAATAATGACCACAATAACTAACCTAGACCTGAGTGAAGTCAATGACTACAGATAGTGCTAATTTaacaaattacaaaaaagtTCTGAGGGATTTGAGTAACACAAAAAGAGCTGAGAATGCTGAGGATCTGGATTCCAGCAGACATGTATCTGTCATTAGAATTGTGCCATTGGTTACAATGGCTGCATGCCATGGACCTCAACATTGCAAAGTATTATTCCCCGTTTCTGTGACTGACAGCACTGAAACTGCAACCTGATTGCTAATCTACAAGTGTAGATCAGTTCAGGCATTTCAACAGCCATGACAAGGAAACATTTGTtccacatgaaagaaaaatgtgttcagGTTTCTATAAACAATGAAAGCTGGAAATAATACTTTATCCTGAATTTTAGtgatgaaaaaacaaaagattGCAAGCAAGATTGACTTGTTGGAAACTAAACTTCCATTAAtccttttcattccttttggACAAAGCCATAATGAGACTTATGATAGAAAACTTCACTGGTAGAAGAAAGGTATATCTTTAGCAGCAGTTTTGGTTATGACAGGATTGACAGATGCTTCATAGATGATCTGTGGATTATACTGTGTCGCTTCAGTCCTCTGATGCAAGTCTTTAGTAACATCATTGTTAATTTCCCTATGCTTTCCTAGATGTCTTTTGATGCACTAAGGATTTATATCACCTGAAGAGTGTAACAATAGGGGGAAGACTGTCCAAAGGACTTTATGTCtctcttttcatgttttttcagcTTCACTTGACTCTATGGCCAATATCTAATTTTCTGcactggaagagaagaaagaaacagtagTTCTTAACAAGTATCTTCATATattacactgaaacaaatgTACTTTCTCACATTAATACTTTCCTAATCTCACTTTGTCATGTAGCTAAGCTTTCTGTTGCctcaagaaagaaatgtgttcaGATTTATGAGAATCATTCATAGGAGAGTCTCTATCttagaaagtaatttctcttaTGACAATGATTGAAAGAAGACTAAGAGAATGGTAGGCAACACTGAAATGACTTCATAACCCCTAGCACCTCTGTTTCAAAGAGTCCCATTCAAAATGTGGAAGATGGCATTACTCATCTACCAGTTGATGCCTTAAGCTCTGGCCTGTCTTAAATTgaacaaacaattaaaaaaaaccaaaaaacccacacaggtCCACCTCCCACGTGCACTTAGAAATATGGCCTTAGCCCAAAGATTGCTGAAGACAACAGAACTAGAACTTAAAAACTAATTCTGCATACGTTAAGCACAATTGAAGCTATTGCATAACAAAGAAGATGTATTTCACGCAGAGTAAAACTGGCATAACATTAAACTTGAAAGTTTAGATCGTCATGTGAGTGATACAGTCGAGAAACGAGCATTTACAGTAACGTACGAACCTGTAATTTTAGTGAATCTGTCATTTGTCCTTCATTTTATGTAATGTACCGTAGTTCATTCTAGTCTCGCAATTTAAGTTACATATGGAGAagaatttaatttgaattttgttATCCATAGATAAGCCATGGCTGTTCCAGCTGATGAAACTGTGGGGGACCTGCCTGTGAGAGATGTAGGTCTAACTGTGGCTGGAATTGGAAGATTACAAGGTTTGTACCAGCTGCTCTTTATTATAGTTACAGACTTTGATCGGTGGCTTCTTTagtttctttctaaaaatgtttctgacatTCCTCCTCACAAAATTTAGTTTAAATACCATTCAGAACCTGGGTTAAATTCTGGAAGAGACTATGACCCATTCTATGTTCATGTGACTTGTTATAAGAGGGAAGTTGCTGTGAGGTgcttaaaaatggaaatctcGTTGAGCTGTAACATTCAACcttccagaagaaaagaggacTTTTTTTGCTAGATTGAGGACAAGGCCAGACCCATTTAACAAAATGAGAGCCAAGAGTACTCTGCAATTCTGAAATGTTACTCAGCTGCTATTAGAATGGACCTACTGGGCTTACTCATGTATCTGAATAAATTTAGAGAATTATGAGTTAATCTTGTCAAGTTTCAAGTTGAGTATGTTAACTTTGAAACAGACTAGAAAGCTTCTCTGTGATAACTGTGGTCTTAATTTAAGTAGTATATTTGACAGTACGTTGCTCCTTGTTAAACTGTTTCCTTTGTATTGTCTAGGAGGTAGCCAGTTTGCTGTATCAtttgaattgctttttttatccataagagggaagaaaaaggaagtgaTTTATatgctgaaaaatctgaaaaaattaatcaaCAGACTCATACAAGTGTAAAATATCAAATTACTAGAAAACTTTAtgggttttttgtatttcaaaatgactTAGACTTtgaattaaatgtttttgaatGTATTGAAGGTAATTTAAAGTTGTCTTGGTTTGGGTAGAATCATCAACTACACAGAATGTAAAAGCTCGACAAGCTGTATCACGAATCAGTCGAGAGGAACTGGAAGACAGATTTTTTCGTTTACGTGATGAGAGCATCTTGCTCAAACAGCATGCAAATaagcaagaggagaaaattaaaaggtatGCGTTTTTATTTTAGCTCACAATACATTTTGCCCTTTGAAGCATTGtcaacaaattaaaaatcatgCTGATTTCTCTCAGAGCACTTTTTAAACCATTAGCAAACATCACTCATTagaattcatttttatattgatTTCTGGTTGTCTCTGTGGTATGTGGGCTATTTTTTGCAGTGGAGAGTATTAGATCTCCATGCAGGGAGGTACAGCGTTCATAGATATGCTGTCTGAGTACAAATATAACAGGTATTCTGAGAACTGAAGAGGCTATAGAAGCCTAATTTTTCATCAGGAATTTCATCCTAGAATCAAAATATATGGAGAGTTTCTGcccctttttttgtctttctctgtcttCCAAGAAAGTAAATAGCATCTAGCCTTTTATAGTTTAGTTAACCGTAAAATATCTTTATAATTACAATCAGTTCCCCATTATTCAGGGTGATAGATAACTTAATTGAAGAAGTCCCAAGTAGCATGGGAAGCACAGTATACCCAGTGTACCCAAACATAAGCAAGCGACTCTAAGCTTATTATTAAACTTAATGCCATGCTGGCACCCCAGTCTGGACTCAGCAGAACTGTTTGTGGTATTACTATATGCCAGGAGGGCTAATTAATCCAAAAGCACAGTGACTCCACGTTCACATTTTGCTATACTCAAGCTAATAAAGTCTTACTGCATCTAAGCTAGCTTCTGGTCAGAAGCTAAACAATTCATGAAAGGGCATCTGAAGATACTGCCTCGGTAGACCATTTCATGCTTATCTAAAGTCCAAAACTCTTTCCTTTTGACTCGTTATTGAGTGAATCAGGATCAAATTGACCGGCATaatttccatcttttctgtTCAGGCTACTGTCAAATACAAAATGGTGGAACAAATGAATTGTTTGCTTATTCCAAATGtaatttcctgtttttttgTTAGATGACTTATCAAACACATTCATCATCCACTTAGGTAAAACTACCCAGAAGTACAAATAGGAATTCTTGAATTAATATTCTGAggcacagaaaatataaaatacagtgtttgtTTAGCTTGCCAGAGAAAAATCTTAACTACTGAAGCTAAATTTCTTTCCCAGCATCCCTCATGCCAAAACCCTTGTAACTAAA
This region includes:
- the RPGRIP1L gene encoding protein fantom isoform X5, whose translation is MAVPADETVGDLPVRDVGLTVAGIGRLQESSTTQNVKARQAVSRISREELEDRFFRLRDESILLKQHANKQEEKIKRNEISGFRSEITKPCGPNVWTKSAR